From Mycolicibacterium cosmeticum, a single genomic window includes:
- a CDS encoding M42 family metallopeptidase: MNQALPELDHVLLRELLATYGPCGQEDAVRDICRRELEPLVDETWVDAAGNLVGWLRGQDSGASPVRVMAHMDELSMLVKRVESDGSLHVTQLGTMYPGNFGLGPVVILGDRERLTGVLTLGSEHTTKESRRIWETKPDQGDKAMDWSHVYVFTGRTPEELARAGIGPGTRVCIDGSKRTLVEFGDYLGCYFMDDRAAIVAVVQALRELVRDGGRPAGDVYAVFTTNEEIGAAGGSYASRTLPGDLTLAVEVGPTEAEYSTTCSGGPIVGYSDALSVYDKVVADRLVDIAAGLGLDPQPAVLGAFESDASHAKASGVSARAGLLCLPTMSTHGYEVITRAAIPSVAATLVAFLREPGPAATALTG, encoded by the coding sequence ATGAACCAAGCCCTCCCCGAACTGGATCACGTCCTGCTGCGCGAGCTGCTGGCCACCTACGGGCCCTGCGGGCAGGAGGACGCCGTCCGCGACATCTGCCGGCGTGAACTGGAGCCGCTGGTCGACGAGACCTGGGTCGACGCCGCGGGCAACCTGGTCGGATGGCTGCGCGGCCAGGATTCCGGAGCCTCGCCGGTACGGGTGATGGCGCACATGGACGAGCTCTCGATGCTGGTAAAGCGGGTCGAGTCGGACGGATCCCTGCACGTGACCCAACTGGGCACGATGTATCCGGGCAACTTCGGGTTGGGGCCGGTCGTGATCCTGGGCGACCGCGAGCGGTTGACCGGGGTGCTCACGCTGGGTTCGGAGCACACCACCAAGGAGAGCCGGCGGATCTGGGAGACCAAACCCGACCAGGGCGACAAGGCGATGGACTGGTCGCACGTCTATGTGTTCACCGGGCGGACCCCGGAAGAGTTGGCCCGCGCGGGAATCGGGCCGGGTACCCGGGTGTGCATCGACGGCAGCAAGCGCACGCTCGTCGAGTTCGGTGACTATCTCGGTTGCTATTTCATGGATGACCGCGCCGCGATCGTCGCGGTGGTGCAGGCGTTGCGCGAGCTGGTGCGCGACGGTGGCCGCCCGGCGGGTGACGTCTACGCCGTGTTCACCACGAATGAGGAGATCGGTGCCGCCGGTGGTTCGTACGCCAGCCGCACGCTGCCGGGCGATCTCACGCTGGCGGTGGAGGTCGGGCCAACGGAGGCCGAATACTCCACCACCTGTTCGGGCGGGCCGATCGTCGGCTACAGCGACGCCCTGTCCGTATACGACAAGGTGGTGGCCGACCGGCTGGTCGACATCGCGGCCGGGCTCGGCCTGGACCCGCAGCCGGCCGTGCTCGGTGCCTTCGAATCCGATGCGTCCCACGCGAAGGCGAGCGGGGTGAGCGCGCGCGCCGGGCTGCTGTGCCTGCCCACGATGAGCACCCACGGTTATGAGGTGATCACCCGTGCTGCGATCCCGTCGGTCGCGGCGACGCTGGTCGCCTTCCTGCGCGAGCCCGGCCCGGCGGCCACCGCGCTGACCGGCTGA